One stretch of Oncorhynchus clarkii lewisi isolate Uvic-CL-2024 chromosome 1, UVic_Ocla_1.0, whole genome shotgun sequence DNA includes these proteins:
- the LOC139414221 gene encoding uncharacterized protein translates to MVGPGGNNCSTRDELDVLPFISTDELDVLPFISTDELDVLPFISTDELDVLPFISTDELDVLPFISTGKLDVLPFISTDELDVLPFISTDELDVLPFISTDELDVLPFISTDELDVLPFISTDELDVPPFISTDELDVLPFISTDERDVLPFISTDELDVLPFISTDELDVLPFISTDELDVLPFISTDELDVLPFISTDELDVLPFNSTDELDVLPFISTDELDVLSFNSTDELDVLPFNSTDELDVLPFISTDEMDVLPFISTDEMDVLPFISTDELDVLPFMSTDELWHKYT, encoded by the exons atggtaggtCCAGGGG GGAACAACTGCTCCACGAGAGATGAGCTGGATGTCCTACCGTTCATCTCCACTGATGAGCTGGATGTCCTACCGTTCATCTCCACGGATGAGCTGGATGTCCTACCGTTCATCTCCACTGATGAGCTGGATGTCCTACCGTTCATCTCCACTGATGAGCTGGATGTCCTACCGTTCATCTCCACTGGTAAGCTGGATGTCCTACCGTTCATCTCCACTGATGAGCTGGATGTCCTACCGTTCATCTCCACTGATGAGCTGGATGTCCTACCGTTCATCTCCACTGATGAGCTGGATGTCCTACCGTTCATCTCCACTGATGAGCTGGATGTCCTACCGTTCATCTCCACTGATGAGCTGGATGTCCCACCGTTCATCTCCACTGATGAGCTGGATGTCCTACCGTTCATCTCCACTGATGAGCGGGATGTCCTACCGTTCATCTCCACTGATGAGCTGGATGTCCTACCGTTCATCTCCACTGATGAGCTGGATGTCCTACCGTTCATCTCCACTGATGAGCTGGATGTCCTACCGTTCATCTCCACGGATGAGCTGGATGTCCTACCGTTCATCTCCACTGATGAGCTGGATGTCCTACCATTCAACTCCACTGATGAGCTGGATGTCCTACCGTTCATCTCCACTGATGAGCTGGATGTCCTATCGTTCAACTCCACTGATGAGCTGGATGTCCTACCGTTCAACTCCACTGATGAGCTGGATGTCCTACCGTTCATCTCCACTGATGAGATGGATGTCCTACCGTTCATCTCCACTGATGAGATGGATGTCCTACCGTTCATCTCCACTGATGAGCTGGATGTCCTACCGTTCATGTCCACTGATGAGCTCTGGCACAAATACACTTGA